A portion of the Halobacillus ihumii genome contains these proteins:
- a CDS encoding extracellular solute-binding protein: MKKWLLFLFFVSMLSILMIGCSSGESDSSSGDTGTETEQSGEEKASGEKTVIHFAAQSDSTPATQAVIDAFNEQSDKYTVEWTQMTNDSAQMHDQLLTTLSSGSSEYDVISMDVVWAGEFAGAGYIEPIDIWMEEDGLSYENYNTGSMTSGNFKGKQYTLPYFPDVGLLYFRSDIVSEEDQQKLISGDYMYDDLAAMAEKYMNESGTENGFVYQSKQYEGLTVNATEFTNQFEDIQGGLETMYEFTTSKFVPEDILNYTEAETHTAFETGNSVFARNWPYMFGRLKNPEESGATVKADQVGIAPLPNGGAVGGWLLGVTSNSENKEGAWKFVKFLSGEEGQKIMSTQGGYLPGYQPLLENEEVLDSNELLTYPGFQEALKGTIARPVSAEYSKASNEIQVAVHKYLSSGEGLEEAVRSVDNAIGE; the protein is encoded by the coding sequence ATGAAGAAATGGCTTTTATTTTTATTCTTCGTTTCAATGCTTTCGATTTTAATGATTGGATGTAGTAGTGGGGAAAGTGACAGCTCTAGTGGAGATACTGGCACTGAAACAGAACAGTCAGGTGAAGAAAAGGCAAGCGGGGAGAAAACAGTTATTCATTTCGCTGCACAGAGTGATAGTACTCCGGCAACCCAAGCTGTGATTGATGCTTTTAACGAACAATCAGACAAATATACAGTGGAATGGACGCAAATGACAAATGATTCCGCTCAAATGCATGATCAATTATTAACAACACTTTCAAGCGGTTCCAGTGAATATGATGTGATTTCCATGGACGTAGTGTGGGCTGGAGAATTTGCAGGCGCCGGCTATATTGAACCAATTGATATTTGGATGGAGGAAGATGGATTAAGTTATGAGAACTATAATACTGGCTCCATGACGTCAGGAAATTTTAAAGGGAAACAATACACCCTTCCTTATTTTCCTGATGTAGGTCTCTTGTATTTCCGAAGTGACATCGTTTCAGAAGAAGATCAGCAAAAGCTTATATCCGGCGATTACATGTACGATGATTTAGCAGCGATGGCAGAGAAGTACATGAACGAAAGCGGAACTGAAAATGGCTTCGTTTATCAGTCTAAGCAATACGAAGGCTTAACAGTAAATGCTACAGAATTTACGAATCAGTTTGAAGATATTCAAGGCGGACTTGAGACCATGTACGAATTTACAACCTCAAAGTTTGTACCTGAAGATATTTTAAATTATACGGAAGCTGAAACTCATACAGCTTTTGAAACGGGAAATTCTGTGTTTGCTCGTAACTGGCCTTACATGTTTGGACGTTTGAAAAATCCTGAAGAAAGCGGTGCTACTGTAAAGGCAGACCAAGTTGGCATAGCGCCATTGCCTAATGGCGGCGCAGTCGGCGGATGGCTGCTCGGTGTAACGTCAAATTCAGAAAATAAAGAAGGGGCATGGAAATTTGTAAAATTCTTATCTGGTGAAGAGGGACAGAAAATCATGTCTACCCAGGGCGGATATTTACCTGGTTATCAACCATTACTTGAGAATGAAGAAGTTCTTGATTCCAATGAATTGCTAACGTACCCAGGTTTTCAGGAGGCCCTTAAAGGAACGATTGCCAGACCTGTTTCCGCAGAGTATTCTAAGGCATCAAATGAGATCCAAGTAGCTGTACACAAATACTTGAGCTCAGGCGAAGGATTGGAAGAAGCTGTTCGGAGTGTGGATAATGCAATAGGAGAATAG
- a CDS encoding AraC family transcriptional regulator — translation MNSTITHYMIDQFKQIRMNNRRNEYLHPSFLMEQQLMEAITKLDKHTAFTLLKNINKDQRPRLAHTPLRSLKNSLICSCTLFTRAVIRSGVDPETSFNLSDAYILEIERKTSSEELDTLEFQMLGHFIQMVEDVKEMPYSNIINRAVTHIHEHILDDLKLKQLAKACFVSPSYLSHLFKKEVGISVVQFINEKRVEESKYFLMHTTTSISDIAALFKFCNQSYYTSTFKKHFKLTPKQYRDQQTKRMTIS, via the coding sequence ATGAATAGTACAATCACACATTATATGATTGACCAATTCAAACAAATTCGCATGAACAATAGACGTAATGAATATTTACACCCCTCCTTCTTAATGGAACAACAGTTAATGGAAGCCATTACTAAACTCGATAAACATACCGCCTTCACATTGTTAAAAAATATCAATAAGGACCAACGTCCCAGGCTGGCTCATACTCCATTGCGCTCTTTAAAAAATTCTCTCATTTGTTCCTGCACCCTATTTACGCGAGCCGTTATTCGGTCCGGAGTTGATCCTGAGACCTCTTTTAATCTAAGTGACGCTTACATCCTGGAGATCGAACGTAAAACATCCTCAGAAGAATTAGATACCCTGGAATTTCAAATGCTCGGACACTTCATCCAAATGGTCGAAGATGTCAAGGAGATGCCTTACTCCAATATCATCAACCGTGCGGTTACACACATTCATGAACATATTCTTGATGACCTGAAACTGAAACAGCTCGCTAAAGCCTGTTTTGTAAGTCCCAGTTACTTATCACACCTTTTTAAAAAGGAAGTGGGGATTTCAGTTGTTCAGTTTATTAACGAAAAACGTGTGGAGGAATCTAAATATTTCCTCATGCATACCACAACTTCAATTTCCGATATTGCAGCCTTATTTAAATTCTGTAATCAAAGTTACTACACATCCACCTTCAAAAAACACTTTAAGCTCACCCCTAAACAGTATCGCGACCAGCAAACCAAACGTATGACAATCAGTTGA